The following proteins are co-located in the Myxocyprinus asiaticus isolate MX2 ecotype Aquarium Trade chromosome 18, UBuf_Myxa_2, whole genome shotgun sequence genome:
- the LOC127455663 gene encoding wee1-like protein kinase 2, producing the protein MASVNAMQQCLNFSSSGEEDSSDNSFDEWAPRSVPLRSPSAACRTPRAQHHRSRSVTVSPSIPTSPIPYAAWKKLRLCDSPSTPKSLLSKSTLPCSSSKPCRSQKFLRLSTAFDRVPSVNINPFTPDTVHRNSEHYKRKSQRSDDDDDGHRFKETQNSSEDENIFLPPKRPAVSARMLSRYEGEFLELGCIGVGEFGAVYRCVKRLDGCMYAIKRSRRPIAGSANEQLALKEVYAHAVLGHHPHVVRYYSAWAEDDHMIIQNEYCDGGSLHDAITDKAEQGEFFSVPELRDLLLQASMGLKYIHSSGLVHLDIKPSNVFICRRPSSSAGGEGDSEEEDESHSSGVLYKIGDLGHVTSISSPRVEEGDSRFLAYEVLREDYTHLPKADIFGLGLTVFLAAGAPPLPQNGDDWHSLRQGQLPSLPQELPPPFKGLIKTLLDPDPTLRPSASALCRHNVLRKERAGKLAAQLRRELNVEKFRTAVLERELQEARLAAISPRQSSQPGSLPRTGRKLVGRGAARSASFGFPGD; encoded by the exons ATGGCCTCTGTGAATGCAATGCAGCAGTGTTTGAACTTCTCCAGCAGTGGGGAGGAGGACAGCAGTGACAATAGCTTTGATGAATGGGCGCCAAGGAGTGTCCCACTTAGAAGCCCCTCTGCAGCCTGTCGAACACCCCGGGCCCAGCACCACCGCTCCAGGAGTGTTACAGTTTCCCCATCCATTCCCACCTCTCCCATACCTTATGCTGCATGGAAAAAACTTCGGCTTTGTGACTCGCCCAGTACACCGAAG AGTTTGCTGTCGAAATCGACTCTGCCCTGCTCTAGCAGCAAGCCATGTCGCAGTCAAAAATTCCTTCGCCTGTCTACTGCTTTTGACCGTGTGCCCTCAGTGAACATCAACCCTTTTACACCAGACACAGTGCACAGGAATAGTGAGCACTATAAGAGGAAGAGCCAAAGGagtgatgatgacgatgatggaCACAG ATTCAAGGAAACTCAAAACTCATCAGAGGATGAGAATATATTTCTCCCACCGAAG AGGCCAGCAGTGTCAGCCCGCATGCTGTCACGTTATGAGGGTGAGTTTCTTGAGCTGGGCTGCATCGGCGTGGGCGAATTTGGTGCTGTGTATCGATGTGTGAAGAGGCTGGATGGTTGCATGTACGCCATCAAGCGCTCGCGTAGGCCAATTGCAGGCTCCGCCAATGA gcAGCTGGCATTAAAGGAAGTGTATGCCCATGCAGTGCTGGGACATCACCCCCATGTTGTCCGATACTACTCGGCATGGGCAGAGGATGACCATATGATTATACAAAACGAGTACTGTGATG GGGGTAGCCTCCATGATGCTATAACTGATAAAGCAGAGCAGGGGGAGTTCTTCAGCGTCCCAGAGCTAAGGGATCTGCTCCTACAGGCCTCCATGGGACTCAAATACATCCACAGCTCAGGCCTGGTGCATCTTGATATCAAACCCA gtaaTGTTTTCATCTGCCGTCGACCCAGCTCTAGTGCTGGTGGTGAGGGAGATAGTGAAGAAGAGGATGAAAGCCATTCCTCTGGGGTTTTATATAAAATTG GTGACTTGGGTCATGTGACCTCAATCTCAAGTCCTCGGGTAgaggaaggggacagccgctTCCTTGCCTACGAGGTCTTGCGAGAG GACTACACCCATCTTCCTAAAGCAGATATTTTTGGGCTTGGCCTTACAGTGTTTTTAGCTGCTGGAGCTCCACCACTTCCACAGAATGGAGATGACTGGCACAGCCTTAGGCAGGGTCAGCTACCTAGCCTGCCCCAGGAGCTACCACCACCCTTTAAAGGCCTTATAAAG ACGCTGTTAGATCCTGATCCTACTTTAAGACCTTCTGCATCTGCATTGTGTCGGCACAATGTACTGCGCAAAGAGAGGGCTGGGAAACTGGCTGCGCAGCTTCGTAGGGAGCTCAATGTGGAAAAGTTCAGAACAGCTGTATTGGAGAG GGAACTCCAGGAGGCCCGACTAGCTGCTATCTCACCCAGGCAGTCATCCCAACCAGGGTCGCTTCCAAGAACTGGGAGGAAGCTTGTGGGCAGAGGTGCAGCCCGCTCTGCAAGCTTTGGTTTCCCTGGAGACTAG
- the LOC127455666 gene encoding DENN domain-containing protein 11 isoform X3, producing the protein MVEQSDRAPLLDWEEVPPAELAPSVPSPEIEDSSQSGVSSYPAQGCVGADISSSTSPVRPNRITAVVGESAHSPYKQRDPGEDGFATDEEGDCAFHGLSVRGRITGWEEKDQVVAVFVVTFDTRSGNMIEWCLPQDMNLEGVEFKSMASGSHRISSDFIYFRKGCYFGLACFANMPVESELERGARMKSVGILSPSYTLLYRHMHFLENQVRHQLQCPGQYSPLEAFYEDKKAVLPPGGNGLITACPTSSLGPIVNRCMHPEMKITHPAGCMSQFIRFFGEQIMVLWKFSLLRKRILIFSPPPVGVVCYRVYCCCCLANVSIPGMGVSVPEFRPFFYINVADIAALETELSYVACTTEKIFEEKKELYDVYIDNQNVKTHRESLQPLLRLNSADREKYHKLCEQRQLLLYSQEVDGDCTSNEEDLFILFFIEQNNRIFQTLSEVAGSSEPILTAEHVRAMGLDPHGDRGFLVDLLEVYGIDVMLVIDNPCCPSHS; encoded by the exons ATGGTCGAGCAGTCGGATCGCGCTCCGCTTCTGGACTGGGAGGAGGTTCCCCCGGCCGAACTTGCCCCATCTGTTCCGTCACCGGAGATAGAGGATTCATCGCAGTCCGGTGTATCGAGTTACCCGGCCCAGGGCTGTGTAGGGGCAGATATCTCCTCGAGCACAAGCCCGGTGAGACCGAATAGAATAACAGCTGTTGTAGGTGAGAGTGCGCATTCCCCCTATAAACAGAGAGACCCGGGAGAAGATGGCTTTGCCACGGATGAGGAGGGAGACTGCGCCTTTCATGGACTGTCAGTCAGAGGCAGGATCACTGGATGGGAGGAAAAAGATCAAGTTGTTGCCGTGTTTGTTGTGACTTTCGACACGAGATCGG GGAACATGATAGAATGGTGCCTACCTCAAGATATGAACCTGGAGGGAGTCGAATTCAAGTCCATGGCCAGTGGCTCTCATCGGATCTCAAGTGACTTCAT ATATTTCCGTAAAGGCTGTTACTTCGGACTAGCGTGCTTTGCCAACATGCCTGTGGAAAGTGAGCTGGAACGGGGGGCTCGGATGAAGTCTGTTGGGATTTTGTCTCCTTCATACACACTATTGTACCGTCACATGCACTTCCTGGAGAACCAGGTCCG GCACCAGCTGCAGTGTCCAGGACAGTACTCTCCACTGGAAGCTTTCTATGAGGATAAAAAGGCAGTGTTGCCCCCAGGAGGCAATGGTTTGATCACGGCCTGCCCGACTAGCTCTCTTGGGCCCATAGTCAACCGCTGCATGCATCCAGAGATGAAG ATCACACACCCGGCTGGCTGCATGTCCCAGTTCATCCGCTTCTTTGGAGAGCAAATCATGGTGCTGTGGAAGTTTTCTTTGCTCAGGAAACGCATCCtcattttctctcctccccctGTCGGCGTAGTCTGCTATCGGG TGTACTGTTGCTGCTGCCTTGCTAATGTGTCCATTCCTGGGATGGGTGTCTCGGTTCCGGAGTTCCGCCCCTTCTTCTACATCAATGTGGCTGACATTGCAGCTCTTGAGACTGAGCTATCTTATGTGGCCT GTACAACAGAGAAGATCTTTGAGGAAAAGAAGGAGCTATATGATGTCTACATTGATAACCAGAATGtaaagacacacagagagagcctTCAGCCTCTGCTTCGACTCAACAGTGCGGATAGAGAGAAGTATCACAAACTCTGTGAGCAGAG GCAGTTGCTGCTGTACTCTCAGGAAGTGGATGGAGACTGCACATCTAACGAGGAGGACCTCTTCATTCT GTTCTTCATAGAGCAAAACAACCGAATCTTCCAGACCCTGTCTGAGGTGGCGGGAAGCTCTGAGCCAATCCTGACCGCTGAGCATGTGCGAGCCATGGGGCTAGATCCTCACGGCGACCGCGGCTTTCTCGTCGACTTGCTGGAGGTCTACGGCATCGACGTAATGCTGGTTATCGACAACCCCTGCTGCCC GAGTCATTCTTGA
- the LOC127455666 gene encoding DENN domain-containing protein 11 isoform X1, whose product MVEQSDRAPLLDWEEVPPAELAPSVPSPEIEDSSQSGVSSYPAQGCVGADISSSTSPVRPNRITAVVGESAHSPYKQRDPGEDGFATDEEGDCAFHGLSVRGRITGWEEKDQVVAVFVVTFDTRSGNMIEWCLPQDMNLEGVEFKSMASGSHRISSDFIYFRKGCYFGLACFANMPVESELERGARMKSVGILSPSYTLLYRHMHFLENQVRHQLQCPGQYSPLEAFYEDKKAVLPPGGNGLITACPTSSLGPIVNRCMHPEMKITHPAGCMSQFIRFFGEQIMVLWKFSLLRKRILIFSPPPVGVVCYRVYCCCCLANVSIPGMGVSVPEFRPFFYINVADIAALETELSYVACTTEKIFEEKKELYDVYIDNQNVKTHRESLQPLLRLNSADREKYHKLCEQRQLLLYSQEVDGDCTSNEEDLFILFFIEQNNRIFQTLSEVAGSSEPILTAEHVRAMGLDPHGDRGFLVDLLEVYGIDVMLVIDNPCCPQCCLG is encoded by the exons ATGGTCGAGCAGTCGGATCGCGCTCCGCTTCTGGACTGGGAGGAGGTTCCCCCGGCCGAACTTGCCCCATCTGTTCCGTCACCGGAGATAGAGGATTCATCGCAGTCCGGTGTATCGAGTTACCCGGCCCAGGGCTGTGTAGGGGCAGATATCTCCTCGAGCACAAGCCCGGTGAGACCGAATAGAATAACAGCTGTTGTAGGTGAGAGTGCGCATTCCCCCTATAAACAGAGAGACCCGGGAGAAGATGGCTTTGCCACGGATGAGGAGGGAGACTGCGCCTTTCATGGACTGTCAGTCAGAGGCAGGATCACTGGATGGGAGGAAAAAGATCAAGTTGTTGCCGTGTTTGTTGTGACTTTCGACACGAGATCGG GGAACATGATAGAATGGTGCCTACCTCAAGATATGAACCTGGAGGGAGTCGAATTCAAGTCCATGGCCAGTGGCTCTCATCGGATCTCAAGTGACTTCAT ATATTTCCGTAAAGGCTGTTACTTCGGACTAGCGTGCTTTGCCAACATGCCTGTGGAAAGTGAGCTGGAACGGGGGGCTCGGATGAAGTCTGTTGGGATTTTGTCTCCTTCATACACACTATTGTACCGTCACATGCACTTCCTGGAGAACCAGGTCCG GCACCAGCTGCAGTGTCCAGGACAGTACTCTCCACTGGAAGCTTTCTATGAGGATAAAAAGGCAGTGTTGCCCCCAGGAGGCAATGGTTTGATCACGGCCTGCCCGACTAGCTCTCTTGGGCCCATAGTCAACCGCTGCATGCATCCAGAGATGAAG ATCACACACCCGGCTGGCTGCATGTCCCAGTTCATCCGCTTCTTTGGAGAGCAAATCATGGTGCTGTGGAAGTTTTCTTTGCTCAGGAAACGCATCCtcattttctctcctccccctGTCGGCGTAGTCTGCTATCGGG TGTACTGTTGCTGCTGCCTTGCTAATGTGTCCATTCCTGGGATGGGTGTCTCGGTTCCGGAGTTCCGCCCCTTCTTCTACATCAATGTGGCTGACATTGCAGCTCTTGAGACTGAGCTATCTTATGTGGCCT GTACAACAGAGAAGATCTTTGAGGAAAAGAAGGAGCTATATGATGTCTACATTGATAACCAGAATGtaaagacacacagagagagcctTCAGCCTCTGCTTCGACTCAACAGTGCGGATAGAGAGAAGTATCACAAACTCTGTGAGCAGAG GCAGTTGCTGCTGTACTCTCAGGAAGTGGATGGAGACTGCACATCTAACGAGGAGGACCTCTTCATTCT GTTCTTCATAGAGCAAAACAACCGAATCTTCCAGACCCTGTCTGAGGTGGCGGGAAGCTCTGAGCCAATCCTGACCGCTGAGCATGTGCGAGCCATGGGGCTAGATCCTCACGGCGACCGCGGCTTTCTCGTCGACTTGCTGGAGGTCTACGGCATCGACGTAATGCTGGTTATCGACAACCCCTGCTGCCC CCAGTGCTGTCTTGGGTAA
- the LOC127455666 gene encoding DENN domain-containing protein 11 isoform X4 gives MVEQSDRAPLLDWEEVPPAELAPSVPSPEIEDSSQSGVSSYPAQGCVGADISSSTSPVRPNRITAVVGESAHSPYKQRDPGEDGFATDEEGDCAFHGLSVRGRITGWEEKDQVVAVFVVTFDTRSGNMIEWCLPQDMNLEGVEFKSMASGSHRISSDFIYFRKGCYFGLACFANMPVESELERGARMKSVGILSPSYTLLYRHMHFLENQVRHQLQCPGQYSPLEAFYEDKKAVLPPGGNGLITACPTSSLGPIVNRCMHPEMKITHPAGCMSQFIRFFGEQIMVLWKFSLLRKRILIFSPPPVGVVCYRVYCCCCLANVSIPGMGVSVPEFRPFFYINVADIAALETELSYVACTTEKIFEEKKELYDVYIDNQNVKTHRESLQPLLRLNSADREKYHKLCEQRQLLLYSQEVDGDCTSNEEDLFILFFIEQNNRIFQTLSEVAGSSEPILTAEHVRAMGLDPHGDRGFLVDLLEVYGIDVMLVIDNPCCP, from the exons ATGGTCGAGCAGTCGGATCGCGCTCCGCTTCTGGACTGGGAGGAGGTTCCCCCGGCCGAACTTGCCCCATCTGTTCCGTCACCGGAGATAGAGGATTCATCGCAGTCCGGTGTATCGAGTTACCCGGCCCAGGGCTGTGTAGGGGCAGATATCTCCTCGAGCACAAGCCCGGTGAGACCGAATAGAATAACAGCTGTTGTAGGTGAGAGTGCGCATTCCCCCTATAAACAGAGAGACCCGGGAGAAGATGGCTTTGCCACGGATGAGGAGGGAGACTGCGCCTTTCATGGACTGTCAGTCAGAGGCAGGATCACTGGATGGGAGGAAAAAGATCAAGTTGTTGCCGTGTTTGTTGTGACTTTCGACACGAGATCGG GGAACATGATAGAATGGTGCCTACCTCAAGATATGAACCTGGAGGGAGTCGAATTCAAGTCCATGGCCAGTGGCTCTCATCGGATCTCAAGTGACTTCAT ATATTTCCGTAAAGGCTGTTACTTCGGACTAGCGTGCTTTGCCAACATGCCTGTGGAAAGTGAGCTGGAACGGGGGGCTCGGATGAAGTCTGTTGGGATTTTGTCTCCTTCATACACACTATTGTACCGTCACATGCACTTCCTGGAGAACCAGGTCCG GCACCAGCTGCAGTGTCCAGGACAGTACTCTCCACTGGAAGCTTTCTATGAGGATAAAAAGGCAGTGTTGCCCCCAGGAGGCAATGGTTTGATCACGGCCTGCCCGACTAGCTCTCTTGGGCCCATAGTCAACCGCTGCATGCATCCAGAGATGAAG ATCACACACCCGGCTGGCTGCATGTCCCAGTTCATCCGCTTCTTTGGAGAGCAAATCATGGTGCTGTGGAAGTTTTCTTTGCTCAGGAAACGCATCCtcattttctctcctccccctGTCGGCGTAGTCTGCTATCGGG TGTACTGTTGCTGCTGCCTTGCTAATGTGTCCATTCCTGGGATGGGTGTCTCGGTTCCGGAGTTCCGCCCCTTCTTCTACATCAATGTGGCTGACATTGCAGCTCTTGAGACTGAGCTATCTTATGTGGCCT GTACAACAGAGAAGATCTTTGAGGAAAAGAAGGAGCTATATGATGTCTACATTGATAACCAGAATGtaaagacacacagagagagcctTCAGCCTCTGCTTCGACTCAACAGTGCGGATAGAGAGAAGTATCACAAACTCTGTGAGCAGAG GCAGTTGCTGCTGTACTCTCAGGAAGTGGATGGAGACTGCACATCTAACGAGGAGGACCTCTTCATTCT GTTCTTCATAGAGCAAAACAACCGAATCTTCCAGACCCTGTCTGAGGTGGCGGGAAGCTCTGAGCCAATCCTGACCGCTGAGCATGTGCGAGCCATGGGGCTAGATCCTCACGGCGACCGCGGCTTTCTCGTCGACTTGCTGGAGGTCTACGGCATCGACGTAATGCTGGTTATCGACAACCCCTGCTGCCCGTAA
- the LOC127455666 gene encoding DENN domain-containing protein 11 isoform X2, whose translation MVEQSDRAPLLDWEEVPPAELAPSVPSPEIEDSSQSGVSSYPAQGCVGADISSSTSPVRPNRITAVVGESAHSPYKQRDPGEDGFATDEEGDCAFHGLSVRGRITGWEEKDQVVAVFVVTFDTRSGNMIEWCLPQDMNLEGVEFKSMASGSHRISSDFIYFRKGCYFGLACFANMPVESELERGARMKSVGILSPSYTLLYRHMHFLENQVRHQLQCPGQYSPLEAFYEDKKAVLPPGGNGLITACPTSSLGPIVNRCMHPEMKITHPAGCMSQFIRFFGEQIMVLWKFSLLRKRILIFSPPPVGVVCYRVYCCCCLANVSIPGMGVSVPEFRPFFYINVADIAALETELSYVACTTEKIFEEKKELYDVYIDNQNVKTHRESLQPLLRLNSADREKYHKLCEQRQLLLYSQEVDGDCTSNEEDLFILFFIEQNNRIFQTLSEVAGSSEPILTAEHVRAMGLDPHGDRGFLVDLLEVYGIDVMLVIDNPCCPAVLGN comes from the exons ATGGTCGAGCAGTCGGATCGCGCTCCGCTTCTGGACTGGGAGGAGGTTCCCCCGGCCGAACTTGCCCCATCTGTTCCGTCACCGGAGATAGAGGATTCATCGCAGTCCGGTGTATCGAGTTACCCGGCCCAGGGCTGTGTAGGGGCAGATATCTCCTCGAGCACAAGCCCGGTGAGACCGAATAGAATAACAGCTGTTGTAGGTGAGAGTGCGCATTCCCCCTATAAACAGAGAGACCCGGGAGAAGATGGCTTTGCCACGGATGAGGAGGGAGACTGCGCCTTTCATGGACTGTCAGTCAGAGGCAGGATCACTGGATGGGAGGAAAAAGATCAAGTTGTTGCCGTGTTTGTTGTGACTTTCGACACGAGATCGG GGAACATGATAGAATGGTGCCTACCTCAAGATATGAACCTGGAGGGAGTCGAATTCAAGTCCATGGCCAGTGGCTCTCATCGGATCTCAAGTGACTTCAT ATATTTCCGTAAAGGCTGTTACTTCGGACTAGCGTGCTTTGCCAACATGCCTGTGGAAAGTGAGCTGGAACGGGGGGCTCGGATGAAGTCTGTTGGGATTTTGTCTCCTTCATACACACTATTGTACCGTCACATGCACTTCCTGGAGAACCAGGTCCG GCACCAGCTGCAGTGTCCAGGACAGTACTCTCCACTGGAAGCTTTCTATGAGGATAAAAAGGCAGTGTTGCCCCCAGGAGGCAATGGTTTGATCACGGCCTGCCCGACTAGCTCTCTTGGGCCCATAGTCAACCGCTGCATGCATCCAGAGATGAAG ATCACACACCCGGCTGGCTGCATGTCCCAGTTCATCCGCTTCTTTGGAGAGCAAATCATGGTGCTGTGGAAGTTTTCTTTGCTCAGGAAACGCATCCtcattttctctcctccccctGTCGGCGTAGTCTGCTATCGGG TGTACTGTTGCTGCTGCCTTGCTAATGTGTCCATTCCTGGGATGGGTGTCTCGGTTCCGGAGTTCCGCCCCTTCTTCTACATCAATGTGGCTGACATTGCAGCTCTTGAGACTGAGCTATCTTATGTGGCCT GTACAACAGAGAAGATCTTTGAGGAAAAGAAGGAGCTATATGATGTCTACATTGATAACCAGAATGtaaagacacacagagagagcctTCAGCCTCTGCTTCGACTCAACAGTGCGGATAGAGAGAAGTATCACAAACTCTGTGAGCAGAG GCAGTTGCTGCTGTACTCTCAGGAAGTGGATGGAGACTGCACATCTAACGAGGAGGACCTCTTCATTCT GTTCTTCATAGAGCAAAACAACCGAATCTTCCAGACCCTGTCTGAGGTGGCGGGAAGCTCTGAGCCAATCCTGACCGCTGAGCATGTGCGAGCCATGGGGCTAGATCCTCACGGCGACCGCGGCTTTCTCGTCGACTTGCTGGAGGTCTACGGCATCGACGTAATGCTGGTTATCGACAACCCCTGCTGCCC TGCTGTCTTGGGTAACTGA
- the LOC127455667 gene encoding acylglycerol kinase, mitochondrial-like isoform X2 yields the protein MARVVKVIRTLRNHWKKSTFAACVLSYGGHWLYGKHCDNVLRREACIEARVRKANNLFEKNAAPILHLAGVEVKIVKTDYEGQAKKLMELMEQTDMLIIAGGDGTLQEVITGLLRRTDEETFSKISIGFIPLGSKNSLSQSLHLVSDNKAQHITSATLSILKGETVPLDVLQIKGEKEPVFALLGLRWGAFRDVASSISKYWYLGPLKTRAAHWFSTLKEWPQIHQASLSYLAPVPQPPDLPIEKPPRPNLLFRIYRRLQNYWNSPIEVPPKEPEQWENKDISTVELSVITHNNNPIKRRVDDSMLITLEPDSLTIGQFVTEGTKKAVDPVQSIENALHIEASAACLNLPKEGAGYYDIDNEEYEAMSVEVRLLPRKLRFFCSPQRKEQLAQAH from the exons ATGGCTCGGGTGGTGAAAGTGATACGGACTCTACGGAATCACTGGAAAAAGTCCACATTTGCTGCGTGTGTGCTGTCATATGGGGGACACTGGCTGTATGGAAAGCACTG TGACAATGTGCTGCGACGAGAAGCCTGTATAGAGGCCAGGGTAAG AAAAGCCAATAATTTGTTTGAGAAGAATGCAGCTCCCATTTTACACTTGGCTGGTGTGGAGGTTAAAATTGTGAAG ACTGATTATGAAGGCCAGGCAAAAAAGCTCATGGAATTGATGGAGCAAACAGATATGCTGATTATTGCTGGTGGTGATGGGACGCTGCaggaa GTTATAACTGGCCTACTGCGCAGAACTGATGAG GAGACCTTCAGTAAAATATCAATCGGTTTCATTCCTCTGGGTTCCAAGAACTCTCTGAGTCAGAGTCTGCATCTAGTTTCTGACAACAAGGCACA GCACATTACGTCAGCAACCCTGTCAATTCTGAAAGGAGAAACGGTTCCATTGGATGTTCTTCAGATAAAA GGCGAAAAGGAGCCAGTGTTTGCCCTGTTAGGCTTACGTTGGGGTGCTTTTAGAGATGTCGCCTCTTCTATAAGCAA ATATTGGTACCTTGGCCCCTTGAAAACAAGAGCAGCACACTGGTTTAGTACCCTTAAG GAGTGGCCACAGATTCACCAGGCCTCCCTCTCTTATTTGGCTCCTGTACCCCAACCACCTGACCTGCCCATTGAGAAGCCGCCCCGGCCAAACCTTCTCTTCCGCATCTACCGCAGACTTCAGAACTACTGGAACTCTCCTATTGAAG TGCCACCGAAAGAGCCAGAGCAATGGGAGAACAAAGACATTTCCACAGTGGAACTCTCAGTTATCACGCACAATAACAACCCTATTAAGAGG CGTGTAGATGATTCGATGCTGATAACTCTGGAGCCAGACTCCCTCACCATTGGACAATTTGTCACTGAGGG GACCAAGAAAGCAGTGGATCCAGTGCAGTCTATAGAAAATGCTTTGCATATAGAAGCCAGTGCTGCTTGTCTCAATCTGCCCAAG GAGGGTGCTGGCTATTATGACATCGACAATGAGGAATATGAGGCAATGTCTGTGGAAGTGAGATTGTTGCCACGGAAACTACGGTTCTTTTGCAGTCCACAGCGCAAAGAACAGCTTGCACAGGCTCACTGA
- the LOC127455667 gene encoding acylglycerol kinase, mitochondrial-like isoform X1, with the protein MARVVKVIRTLRNHWKKSTFAACVLSYGGHWLYGKHCDNVLRREACIEAREFGRQLIVPQEQLKKATVILNPAACKGKANNLFEKNAAPILHLAGVEVKIVKTDYEGQAKKLMELMEQTDMLIIAGGDGTLQEVITGLLRRTDEETFSKISIGFIPLGSKNSLSQSLHLVSDNKAQHITSATLSILKGETVPLDVLQIKGEKEPVFALLGLRWGAFRDVASSISKYWYLGPLKTRAAHWFSTLKEWPQIHQASLSYLAPVPQPPDLPIEKPPRPNLLFRIYRRLQNYWNSPIEVPPKEPEQWENKDISTVELSVITHNNNPIKRRVDDSMLITLEPDSLTIGQFVTEGTKKAVDPVQSIENALHIEASAACLNLPKEGAGYYDIDNEEYEAMSVEVRLLPRKLRFFCSPQRKEQLAQAH; encoded by the exons ATGGCTCGGGTGGTGAAAGTGATACGGACTCTACGGAATCACTGGAAAAAGTCCACATTTGCTGCGTGTGTGCTGTCATATGGGGGACACTGGCTGTATGGAAAGCACTG TGACAATGTGCTGCGACGAGAAGCCTGTATAGAGGCCAGG GAATTTGGTCGACAATTAATTGTACCTCAGGAGCAGCTGAAGAAAGCCACAGTCATTCTGAATCCTGCTGCATGTAAAGG AAAAGCCAATAATTTGTTTGAGAAGAATGCAGCTCCCATTTTACACTTGGCTGGTGTGGAGGTTAAAATTGTGAAG ACTGATTATGAAGGCCAGGCAAAAAAGCTCATGGAATTGATGGAGCAAACAGATATGCTGATTATTGCTGGTGGTGATGGGACGCTGCaggaa GTTATAACTGGCCTACTGCGCAGAACTGATGAG GAGACCTTCAGTAAAATATCAATCGGTTTCATTCCTCTGGGTTCCAAGAACTCTCTGAGTCAGAGTCTGCATCTAGTTTCTGACAACAAGGCACA GCACATTACGTCAGCAACCCTGTCAATTCTGAAAGGAGAAACGGTTCCATTGGATGTTCTTCAGATAAAA GGCGAAAAGGAGCCAGTGTTTGCCCTGTTAGGCTTACGTTGGGGTGCTTTTAGAGATGTCGCCTCTTCTATAAGCAA ATATTGGTACCTTGGCCCCTTGAAAACAAGAGCAGCACACTGGTTTAGTACCCTTAAG GAGTGGCCACAGATTCACCAGGCCTCCCTCTCTTATTTGGCTCCTGTACCCCAACCACCTGACCTGCCCATTGAGAAGCCGCCCCGGCCAAACCTTCTCTTCCGCATCTACCGCAGACTTCAGAACTACTGGAACTCTCCTATTGAAG TGCCACCGAAAGAGCCAGAGCAATGGGAGAACAAAGACATTTCCACAGTGGAACTCTCAGTTATCACGCACAATAACAACCCTATTAAGAGG CGTGTAGATGATTCGATGCTGATAACTCTGGAGCCAGACTCCCTCACCATTGGACAATTTGTCACTGAGGG GACCAAGAAAGCAGTGGATCCAGTGCAGTCTATAGAAAATGCTTTGCATATAGAAGCCAGTGCTGCTTGTCTCAATCTGCCCAAG GAGGGTGCTGGCTATTATGACATCGACAATGAGGAATATGAGGCAATGTCTGTGGAAGTGAGATTGTTGCCACGGAAACTACGGTTCTTTTGCAGTCCACAGCGCAAAGAACAGCTTGCACAGGCTCACTGA